The genome window GCCCATTCAGTCATGAAGATAGTAGTAGCCCGACCAGACAGGATAGGTGATGCAGTGATTGGCTCTTCTTGTTTGCCTGCTATTGCAGACAGGTATTCTCACGCAGAATTGTATTATATGGTAAGGGGTGTCATGCAGCCCCTTTTTAAGCATTTAGATTATTTGAAGAGTGTTTTAGTCTATCCGGGCCCAGGAGTGGGAGATTATAGACAGCGAGTGGATAAACTTTGTGAGGTATTGAAAGGTGTTGAACCCGATATTATTATTCACCTTCAGCCTGAAGACGATCTATACGAAGCATCGGCAAAGGCAAAAATCTCAAAGAGAATTGGGTATCTTAATCATAAAAGTAAGCTTTTTCAAGCTTCATGGCTTACTGATTTCTTAGAGTATAATAAATACGAAGGATCAAAGCATGAGTCCGAATATCATTTTGACTTGTTAAAGTTTATTGATGTCCAGCAACCAAATAAGTTGAAGGGTCAGATTGCATTGTCAGAAAACGATCAAGAGCGTTTGAACCGCAAAGTAACAAATAAATTAGAAAAAAATTTTGTTGTCATAAATCCAACAGCATTTTCTTCTTTTTTGAGATGGCCTGTTGAATGGTTTGCCAAAGTGGCTTCTTGGATTATCGATGAGTATGGTTTTCAAGTAGTTATTATAGGAGGGGATAGAGAGGATGAAGCTAGTCTTGCTTTAAGAAGGCTCCTTAAAGCTTATGAAAACAGTATTTTTGATTTATCAGGTCAGTTAGATTTAGCTGAGCTTTCTTGCTTACTTAAGTCGAGTAAGCTTCATCTTTCACGCAACACCGGAACTAGCCATTTAGCTGCGGCAATAGGGTGTCCTTTAGTAGATTTACACGGAAGAGTTGAATCTATATACGCTTCTGCAAGATGGGCCCCGTTATCTGATAATATGAAAGTGCTGCAGGCCAGAGGTAAAAGAAAGTGGCTTGAAAGCTCGAAAAGGTATTGGCAAAGAACTATGAAATCTATTTCTGTAGCGCAGGTGAAACAGGCCACAAAAGAGATTTTAGAGGAGAACGGCCTGAAGAGCAGACGCTAATACATAGATGCCTTTTCGAAACTGACTATATAGTGCTCTCATTTGTTGGGTGGGGATGTTCGGGCCTTAAACTCTCTTCAGGGCTTTTCTTACTAACATATTTTTCATAGCATTCCGGGCAAATACCATGACTAAAGTCGGCTCCTTGTTTTTCATGAAAGTAAGTTTCTATTTGGATCCAGAAATCACTATCGTCTCGCACTTTATGGCAATACATGCAAATGGGAATTAATGTGCGAAGCGTTTCGAGTTCTTCGTGAAAGCCTATGATTCTTTGAGCGACATGAAGCCTCATTCTCAAAGAATGAATATTCATGGGTTTTGTTAAGAAGTCATCAACACCTTTATCTATTGCAAGTCTATGACTTTCATCCGAATTAAGTTCCGTAAGAAGAATGAGATAAGTGTATTCCTTTGATTTTCTACTTCTGATTTTTGTGCATAGTTCTAGGCCGTCCATGACAGGCATGATCCAGTCACTAATAATAACCGGGGGTTTGAAAAGCTTATATTGTAGCCATGCCTCTTCTCCATCAGTGCAAGCCACTACATCGTGACCATCCTTTTGTAGCATCTTCTTTAAAATTGCCAGGTCCGTGGGCGAATCGTCTGCAATTAGAATTCTCAAAGAGCTTTAACCAATCTCTTTAAGTGCTGAGCGCACTCTATTAAATTCGAGTCGAAGGTCTGTCGTCAAAGTGCCTAAATGATCTTCAGGAGCTGAATCTCCTGTCGTTTGAATTTCACGACTTATACGAACCATCTTGGTGGCACCAAAATTACTTGAGCTTCCCTTAATAGAAT of Verrucomicrobiota bacterium contains these proteins:
- a CDS encoding glycosyltransferase family 9 protein; the encoded protein is MKIVVARPDRIGDAVIGSSCLPAIADRYSHAELYYMVRGVMQPLFKHLDYLKSVLVYPGPGVGDYRQRVDKLCEVLKGVEPDIIIHLQPEDDLYEASAKAKISKRIGYLNHKSKLFQASWLTDFLEYNKYEGSKHESEYHFDLLKFIDVQQPNKLKGQIALSENDQERLNRKVTNKLEKNFVVINPTAFSSFLRWPVEWFAKVASWIIDEYGFQVVIIGGDREDEASLALRRLLKAYENSIFDLSGQLDLAELSCLLKSSKLHLSRNTGTSHLAAAIGCPLVDLHGRVESIYASARWAPLSDNMKVLQARGKRKWLESSKRYWQRTMKSISVAQVKQATKEILEENGLKSRR
- a CDS encoding response regulator, whose translation is MRILIADDSPTDLAILKKMLQKDGHDVVACTDGEEAWLQYKLFKPPVIISDWIMPVMDGLELCTKIRSRKSKEYTYLILLTELNSDESHRLAIDKGVDDFLTKPMNIHSLRMRLHVAQRIIGFHEELETLRTLIPICMYCHKVRDDSDFWIQIETYFHEKQGADFSHGICPECYEKYVSKKSPEESLRPEHPHPTNESTI